A single window of Carnobacterium maltaromaticum DSM 20342 DNA harbors:
- a CDS encoding replication initiation protein, with protein sequence MHIINLGGATLSGINALDINKERDRVVSKSVDLVRKARHELSAKETTLVDFMISRVKDNDNQLLSVETSLSEINAICDFGEGGASYGSTEKALYNLTSKGMLVETEDGWITNGRWLEKVYIKEGQAVLKLDKDLAPYLLHYAGKKHSHYSFRDQVNLKSIYAKKLYELLQSYDDGEEVERTVEFMKEFFNKENTEWYRLLNYIRKAVNTITEVTTMTVTYSTIKQGKSTVAIRFLVQKKKEELIN encoded by the coding sequence ATGCATATAATAAATTTAGGAGGTGCTACATTGAGTGGAATAAATGCCCTCGATATAAACAAGGAACGGGATCGAGTCGTTTCAAAATCTGTTGATCTTGTCCGGAAGGCTAGACATGAACTTTCCGCAAAAGAAACTACTCTTGTTGACTTTATGATTTCTAGAGTAAAAGACAATGACAACCAATTATTGTCGGTTGAAACTTCATTATCTGAAATAAATGCTATTTGTGATTTTGGAGAGGGCGGCGCTTCATATGGAAGTACTGAGAAAGCTCTCTACAATTTAACAAGTAAAGGTATGTTAGTAGAAACTGAAGACGGCTGGATTACGAATGGTCGCTGGTTGGAAAAAGTCTATATAAAAGAAGGACAGGCTGTTTTAAAGTTAGACAAAGATTTAGCACCTTATCTACTACATTATGCTGGAAAGAAACATTCTCATTATTCATTCAGGGATCAAGTTAATCTGAAAAGCATTTATGCTAAGAAATTATATGAATTGCTGCAATCTTACGATGACGGCGAAGAGGTAGAACGTACTGTTGAATTTATGAAAGAATTCTTTAATAAAGAAAATACTGAATGGTATAGATTATTAAACTACATTAGAAAAGCAGTTAATACGATTACTGAAGTAACGACAATGACCGTTACTTACTCAACTATTAAACAAGGTAAATCAACGGTCGCCATTCGATTTTTAGTGCAAAAAAAGAAAGAAGAGTTAATTAATTAA
- a CDS encoding isopeptide-forming domain-containing fimbrial protein, whose amino-acid sequence MLKKLTKILLVSIFFSGSTLGVFTQTALAELIVVDKDNPAINATNNLVVEMNPERKGYKVETNTGSRAKIYSKDENAPLNESSSNYQFEENFKTDLAPNYVKGYGATAVALHDVKNTDTVTVTYNNVGNYNKKPVKAIATYSNIKSVDAPTDYDYPMIDISENLFSGNIFFNVGSFNYDLEFRLAETDEVIEFNKDAYIGINSLNIGEFADYSKSNENNVYITNDSLVKYQGVTAATGVTGDYWRGSSNDFIDKIGSENFKKATVSFQISGKKQSFTLGSEHGSAWMSISSATLFSVEPEKPTKTVVNTQGKDINKVQVQHGQTIAYLINQKINTLGQDLLEKYSKFIIEDPLPENVTFVSAEIVDEKGTVVQNAGTIDFNEKSNTVKFTANENMLKNVMQYTGETYSLKITVKVK is encoded by the coding sequence ATGTTAAAAAAACTAACGAAGATTTTATTAGTAAGTATTTTTTTCAGTGGATCCACGTTGGGAGTCTTTACACAAACTGCTTTAGCGGAACTTATTGTTGTCGATAAAGATAACCCAGCCATAAATGCAACAAATAATCTTGTTGTAGAAATGAATCCTGAAAGAAAAGGGTACAAAGTGGAAACAAACACTGGTAGTAGAGCAAAAATTTATTCAAAAGATGAGAACGCTCCTTTAAACGAAAGTTCGTCTAATTATCAATTTGAAGAAAATTTCAAAACAGATTTAGCACCAAACTACGTTAAAGGTTATGGAGCAACAGCGGTGGCATTACACGATGTGAAAAATACGGACACTGTTACAGTAACTTACAACAATGTTGGAAACTATAACAAAAAGCCAGTAAAAGCAATTGCTACGTATTCAAACATAAAATCTGTTGATGCCCCAACAGATTATGATTATCCTATGATCGATATTTCAGAAAATTTGTTTAGTGGAAATATTTTCTTTAATGTTGGAAGTTTCAATTATGATTTGGAATTTCGTTTGGCAGAAACAGATGAAGTCATTGAATTTAACAAAGATGCTTACATTGGTATAAATTCTCTAAATATAGGGGAATTTGCTGATTATAGTAAATCAAATGAAAATAATGTGTATATTACGAACGATTCACTTGTTAAATACCAAGGAGTCACTGCAGCAACGGGTGTTACAGGAGACTATTGGAGAGGAAGTTCTAATGATTTTATAGACAAAATTGGATCAGAAAATTTTAAAAAAGCGACTGTTAGTTTCCAAATTTCTGGAAAGAAACAGTCTTTTACTTTAGGGTCCGAACATGGAAGTGCTTGGATGTCAATTTCAAGTGCGACACTTTTTAGTGTTGAACCGGAAAAACCAACTAAAACCGTTGTAAATACTCAAGGAAAAGACATTAACAAAGTTCAAGTGCAGCATGGACAAACAATTGCCTATTTGATTAACCAAAAAATCAATACACTTGGCCAAGATTTACTAGAAAAATATTCCAAATTTATTATAGAGGATCCCTTACCAGAAAATGTAACGTTTGTATCAGCTGAAATAGTGGATGAAAAAGGAACGGTAGTTCAAAATGCTGGAACAATTGATTTTAATGAAAAATCAAACACAGTCAAATTTACAGCCAACGAGAACATGTTGAAAAATGTTATGCAGTATACAGGTGAAACCTATTCATTGAAAATAACAGTGAAAGTAAAGTAA
- a CDS encoding DUF4238 domain-containing protein, translating into MKPTKKQHYISQYTLKRFLNSNGQIDAVLLKPSLKRITCSIKDICTEKDFYEDKDRNGNYINRNHTENKFAKIESDLAGYLEHILGILEEKDRDQKLKKMVETGEFETLTVQLMTHLSMVIVRLPEIKKIAFKGTLPREIEHMFYKGILWGDEEAVELAKASYQNTKLKMFEELFSRNPQTGVLNTLINYIINDYYLEFYETPKENKLFFSDSPVIVHDVSDIDYFLPISSTYAIALKKFSEINFIHYYAPHIMSEKMVTDINRLVIQNASNVIICKNMTTEDEIFIKEWRTL; encoded by the coding sequence TTGAAACCTACTAAAAAACAACACTACATTTCACAGTACACTTTAAAAAGATTTCTTAATAGCAACGGTCAAATAGATGCTGTTCTCTTGAAACCTTCACTAAAAAGAATTACCTGTTCAATTAAAGATATTTGCACTGAAAAGGATTTTTATGAAGATAAAGATAGAAATGGTAATTATATTAATCGAAATCACACAGAAAATAAATTTGCAAAAATAGAATCCGATTTAGCTGGATATCTTGAACATATATTAGGTATATTAGAAGAAAAAGACAGAGATCAAAAACTAAAAAAAATGGTCGAAACTGGAGAATTCGAAACATTAACAGTTCAGTTAATGACCCATTTATCAATGGTAATAGTAAGATTACCAGAGATTAAGAAAATAGCTTTCAAAGGAACGTTACCTAGAGAAATTGAACATATGTTTTATAAAGGAATTCTATGGGGTGATGAAGAAGCAGTAGAATTAGCTAAAGCTTCTTACCAGAATACTAAATTAAAAATGTTTGAAGAACTATTTAGTCGTAATCCTCAAACAGGGGTGTTGAATACTTTGATTAATTACATTATTAACGATTATTATTTAGAATTCTATGAAACTCCAAAAGAGAATAAGCTATTTTTTTCTGATAGTCCTGTAATAGTACATGATGTAAGTGACATCGATTATTTTTTACCAATTTCTTCAACTTATGCAATAGCCTTAAAGAAATTTAGTGAAATCAATTTTATTCATTATTACGCACCTCATATTATGTCAGAAAAAATGGTAACTGACATAAATAGATTGGTAATCCAAAATGCATCAAATGTAATCATATGTAAAAATATGACTACTGAGGACGAGATTTTTATTAAAGAGTGGAGGACTTTATAA
- a CDS encoding ParA family protein: MSKTSIIGTLADKGGVGKTTIIYNKAEHDAANGKKVLLIDGDENRHLSSIYNNYQNTGTVMNCFSDKEEVEFVHVKENLDLIPGSKELGELNTQLATATNKETKFFMWLLDHADELEQYDRIYIDLHPNMSIITKNFLIVCDLLLCPVEPHKFSFEGLDSAKINLDKFRGEMIDFRSRETLVKAQLMFIGNKVKHNTKSSFSFKKVVEDRDDFLGFFWDRTLMANSTSENIPIVEMLKDENLMKDKSSREYLLHTEETLENISKYIDLYV, translated from the coding sequence ATGTCAAAAACAAGTATAATTGGAACTTTAGCTGATAAAGGTGGCGTTGGTAAGACTACTATAATTTATAACAAGGCAGAACATGATGCTGCTAATGGTAAAAAGGTCCTATTAATTGATGGTGACGAAAATAGACATCTCAGCAGCATCTATAACAACTATCAGAACACAGGAACTGTAATGAATTGTTTTTCTGACAAAGAAGAAGTTGAATTTGTGCATGTGAAAGAGAATTTAGATTTAATACCTGGTTCAAAGGAACTAGGGGAATTAAATACTCAATTAGCTACTGCTACCAATAAAGAAACAAAGTTTTTTATGTGGTTATTAGATCACGCCGATGAACTTGAACAGTATGATCGCATCTATATTGATTTACATCCAAATATGTCAATAATCACAAAAAATTTCTTGATTGTTTGTGACTTACTTCTTTGTCCCGTTGAACCGCATAAATTCAGCTTTGAAGGTCTTGATTCTGCGAAGATAAATTTGGACAAATTTAGAGGAGAAATGATTGATTTTAGATCAAGAGAAACTCTTGTAAAAGCTCAACTAATGTTTATCGGAAATAAGGTGAAACACAATACAAAATCAAGCTTTTCATTTAAAAAAGTTGTTGAAGATCGAGATGATTTTTTAGGATTCTTTTGGGATCGTACATTAATGGCCAATTCAACAAGTGAGAATATCCCGATTGTAGAAATGCTAAAAGACGAAAACCTAATGAAAGATAAGTCATCTAGAGAATATCTATTACACACTGAAGAAACATTAGAAAATATAAGTAAGTATATCGATTTGTATGTATAA
- a CDS encoding helix-turn-helix domain-containing protein: MKIKSKRKQLNMSQIELAKGICTQGTISNIENGNSMPSTYILKEIAIKLDIDIFEITIGNQSSTQRVLSNVSKLVALGKHENAFYQLVGQINPSEIINISQSKRYYYYLGMTTLVGLGDVDKAEKIFNRILEDYEINGDVEDILVYCGLGIISCERKKIKKAQKWFDKAVLMLRNETLFREENIFEILKIYFNIAKFYSEIKEYEISIQMADEGIFWANELNNSYHLGYLIYEKGFNLLALGQKKNAEINYNMALVYAITSKHEVLKETIINDSKQLGINLFMSKAEINNY, from the coding sequence ATGAAAATTAAGTCAAAAAGAAAACAATTAAATATGTCTCAAATTGAATTAGCAAAGGGGATTTGTACTCAAGGTACTATTAGCAATATTGAAAATGGCAATAGTATGCCTTCAACATATATTTTGAAGGAGATTGCAATAAAGCTAGATATTGATATATTTGAGATTACAATTGGGAATCAAAGTTCTACACAACGAGTATTGAGCAATGTAAGTAAACTTGTGGCACTAGGTAAACATGAAAATGCTTTTTACCAATTAGTGGGACAAATTAATCCTTCTGAGATTATTAATATTTCTCAAAGTAAAAGATACTATTACTACTTAGGCATGACAACATTAGTTGGTTTGGGGGATGTTGATAAAGCTGAGAAAATTTTTAATAGAATTTTAGAAGATTATGAAATTAATGGTGATGTTGAAGACATTTTAGTTTACTGTGGACTTGGAATTATTTCATGTGAAAGAAAAAAAATTAAAAAAGCTCAAAAATGGTTTGATAAGGCAGTATTAATGTTAAGAAATGAAACGTTGTTTAGAGAAGAAAACATTTTTGAAATATTGAAAATTTACTTTAATATAGCAAAATTTTATTCTGAAATAAAAGAATATGAAATATCAATTCAAATGGCAGATGAAGGGATATTTTGGGCAAATGAATTGAATAATAGCTATCATTTAGGATACTTAATTTATGAAAAAGGGTTTAATTTACTGGCATTAGGTCAAAAGAAAAATGCTGAAATTAATTACAATATGGCTTTAGTGTATGCGATTACTAGTAAACACGAAGTTTTAAAAGAAACCATTATTAATGACTCGAAACAGCTAGGCATCAACCTTTTTATGAGTAAAGCTGAAATCAACAATTATTAA
- a CDS encoding putative phage abortive infection protein encodes MVEKIFGSVNNLLFCLSFVSFGLSILSYFFGEKIDTQGGKVNKFKNWPYLVSLSVSIFVGGLLSGFMLISTNIDSFSFGDKTVSFSVFTAFVATGSLCVAIGTLFKNSKFNKETHDIQFVMKLIENNYTMFKEERKNLSIILDKLDKYFNNNGQLLEKNIATLTEYWRNNEVTILAAIEQSEASITKGSGTSGKKAGILKDLKELKILNYNVVERIVITQMSDQSPSIFSNLLTSEQNKVFKYLNKTNHQKEIRQIFSLFEKQFDLKEEKLCYDDIFKKCNEIFNEHYDETGTFLRHTYRIIKFINLKIEDKNMQKELRGLLRAQFSEKVMLGIFYNSTFTEKGLGFGIQLLNSDFFGDTNDLNTDDSVHFNKNSFVTKDGIEKFLMKEFFISTNNISFDNEQKFKEEMNSKTKSR; translated from the coding sequence ATGGTTGAAAAAATATTTGGAAGTGTAAATAATTTATTGTTTTGCTTATCCTTTGTTTCATTTGGACTTAGTATATTAAGTTATTTTTTTGGTGAAAAAATTGACACACAAGGTGGAAAAGTAAATAAATTTAAAAATTGGCCTTATTTAGTTAGCTTAAGTGTATCAATTTTTGTAGGAGGTTTACTATCAGGTTTTATGTTGATCAGTACAAATATAGACTCTTTTAGCTTTGGTGATAAGACAGTAAGTTTTTCTGTTTTTACAGCTTTTGTTGCGACCGGATCTTTATGCGTTGCAATTGGAACATTATTTAAAAATTCAAAATTTAACAAAGAAACCCATGATATTCAATTCGTTATGAAACTAATAGAAAATAATTATACTATGTTTAAAGAAGAGCGGAAAAACTTGAGTATTATTCTAGATAAATTAGATAAGTATTTTAACAATAATGGACAACTATTGGAAAAAAACATTGCAACATTAACTGAGTACTGGCGTAATAATGAAGTGACTATACTTGCTGCTATTGAACAAAGTGAAGCTTCAATAACAAAAGGATCAGGTACAAGTGGAAAAAAGGCAGGCATATTGAAAGATTTGAAAGAGTTAAAAATATTAAACTACAATGTAGTTGAGCGAATAGTTATTACCCAAATGAGCGATCAAAGTCCTTCTATATTTTCAAATTTACTTACAAGTGAACAAAATAAAGTTTTTAAGTATTTGAATAAAACCAATCACCAGAAAGAAATTAGACAAATATTCAGTTTGTTTGAAAAACAATTCGACTTAAAAGAAGAAAAACTTTGTTATGATGATATATTCAAAAAATGCAATGAAATATTCAATGAACATTACGATGAGACCGGAACTTTTTTAAGACATACCTATAGGATTATTAAATTTATAAATTTGAAAATTGAAGATAAAAATATGCAAAAGGAATTAAGAGGATTACTGAGAGCACAATTTAGCGAGAAAGTCATGTTAGGTATTTTTTATAATTCTACTTTTACTGAAAAAGGTCTAGGATTTGGTATTCAATTATTGAACTCAGATTTTTTTGGAGACACAAATGATTTAAATACAGATGATTCCGTACACTTTAATAAGAATTCATTTGTCACAAAAGATGGCATTGAAAAATTTTTAATGAAAGAATTTTTCATTTCAACTAATAATATTAGTTTTGATAATGAACAAAAGTTTAAAGAAGAAATGAACTCTAAAACAAAATCTAGATAA
- a CDS encoding primase C-terminal domain-containing protein: MIEMQKQWAEEAREFVLRNGIKQVKPYNSRIISLSQKEDKNKKGSIFGFRTKEAMQESRGIVLTSLEGLNENPNLSHWTPNIYGWGGYADAGRNYVKGHFEKNLNQINCFVVDIDCSEDKKLTENELVLESLNTDLGLLPTLILETPAGYHVYYVLEHASFISSENNYKSLNVAKAISISIRMAFEERLGSMIDITCNHFGVFRAPNQENIVHFEPNFTYKFEKLMKWSMKYQEKRLIERKTKLSVVKTPLKKVKYKQVNSMWYKALINAEEVDCGHGTDSGRDNTILTLSLANFSSGVPFQDCLNEMDLFNSNLTNPLPHRTVERKVISAYSGDYLGASSRFIDLLVNEWVKSDQLQALKKQNTGRVDRSLWVKHAKKREDRERTHYHEWREDFFTYIHSKTSHNKPTLEITTKEIVKDMGIPLSTLKDLMYQLRTEGELFVKTTRGRYGKTFLTTKSFMLQLILKTKREQLNKFQEALLNIIPEANRIFQQLKEHTLKELKMPIEQQILELDTG; encoded by the coding sequence ATGATTGAAATGCAAAAACAATGGGCTGAAGAAGCTAGAGAGTTCGTTTTAAGAAATGGAATTAAACAAGTAAAACCTTATAACAGTAGAATAATTAGTCTTTCTCAAAAAGAAGATAAAAACAAAAAAGGATCTATCTTTGGTTTCAGAACGAAAGAAGCTATGCAAGAGTCCCGTGGCATTGTACTAACATCTTTAGAGGGTTTAAATGAAAACCCCAACTTATCTCATTGGACACCCAATATATATGGGTGGGGTGGTTACGCTGATGCTGGTCGCAATTATGTAAAAGGGCACTTTGAAAAGAATTTAAATCAAATTAATTGTTTTGTGGTAGACATCGATTGCAGCGAAGACAAAAAATTAACTGAAAATGAATTAGTCCTGGAGTCATTAAACACTGACTTAGGACTATTACCAACACTTATTTTAGAAACACCAGCCGGATATCATGTGTATTATGTATTGGAGCATGCTAGTTTTATCTCAAGTGAAAATAATTATAAGTCATTAAATGTTGCTAAAGCTATTTCGATTAGTATCCGGATGGCTTTTGAGGAACGTTTGGGTTCAATGATTGACATTACGTGTAATCATTTTGGGGTTTTTAGAGCGCCTAACCAGGAGAACATTGTGCACTTTGAACCTAATTTTACGTATAAATTTGAAAAGTTAATGAAATGGTCAATGAAATACCAGGAGAAAAGATTAATTGAACGAAAAACAAAGTTATCTGTTGTTAAGACTCCGTTAAAAAAAGTTAAATATAAGCAAGTAAATTCAATGTGGTACAAAGCTTTAATTAATGCTGAAGAAGTTGATTGCGGCCACGGAACTGATTCAGGAAGAGATAACACAATATTAACGTTATCACTAGCCAACTTCAGTTCTGGAGTACCGTTTCAAGACTGTTTAAATGAAATGGATCTCTTTAACAGCAATTTAACTAATCCATTGCCACATCGAACTGTAGAACGAAAAGTAATTAGTGCTTATTCAGGAGACTATTTAGGAGCCAGTAGTCGTTTTATAGACTTACTAGTGAATGAATGGGTGAAATCTGATCAGCTACAAGCATTAAAAAAACAAAACACTGGACGAGTGGACCGTTCTTTATGGGTAAAACATGCCAAGAAACGTGAAGATCGAGAACGTACTCATTATCATGAATGGAGAGAAGACTTTTTCACGTATATTCATTCAAAAACAAGTCATAATAAGCCAACATTAGAAATTACAACTAAAGAAATTGTCAAAGATATGGGTATTCCATTAAGTACCCTAAAGGATTTAATGTACCAGCTGCGTACTGAAGGGGAGCTTTTCGTAAAAACGACCAGAGGTCGATACGGAAAAACATTCTTGACTACAAAATCGTTTATGCTTCAGTTAATTCTTAAAACTAAAAGAGAACAATTAAACAAATTTCAAGAGGCACTTTTAAATATAATCCCGGAAGCGAATAGAATCTTCCAACAGTTAAAAGAACACACGTTAAAAGAGCTGAAAATGCCTATAGAACAACAAATATTAGAGTTGGACACAGGCTGA
- a CDS encoding IS3 family transposase (programmed frameshift) has translation MSNYKKYDEEFKKSLVNLYHGGKTQTSLCKDYGVSFTALSRWVKQYSEVQIEDGSILTAKQIKDLQKKNALLEEENLILKKANCHLHATLKQRLDAVHLLRFDHSIVRLCRVLNVNRSTYYKHFDPTPAPRTVENQQLRQTIFSIYMDSKKRLGAAKIKVVLERDFGIFISVGRVYRLMKSMDLPKMSTAKPKFLYAKPKVSLAYSNHLNQQFNPTEPNRVWTSDISYIPVNKGFVYLCVILDLFSRKIIGWRVRPTMEASLVLETLETAVNQRNPKEPVLFHTDRGSQYCATSVRQFLDTHNLVPSYSKAAYPWDNAVNESFFKYMKKEELNRRTFRTIQEVEQSSFEYIEGFYNSKRPHSANNMMTPNEKEKIYFGSI, from the exons ATGTCCAATTACAAAAAATATGATGAAGAATTTAAGAAAAGCCTTGTTAATCTTTACCATGGAGGTAAAACACAAACTTCGTTGTGTAAAGACTATGGCGTTTCCTTTACAGCGTTATCCCGCTGGGTAAAACAATATTCTGAAGTTCAAATTGAAGATGGTTCTATCCTTACTGCTAAACAGATTAAAGACTTACAGAAGAAAAATGCTTTATTAGAAGAGGAAAACCTCATCTTAAAAAAAGCGA ATTGCCATCTTCACGCCACACTCAAACAACGATTAGATGCGGTTCATTTATTACGTTTTGATCATTCTATTGTGCGCCTTTGTAGAGTCTTAAACGTAAATAGAAGTACCTATTATAAACACTTTGACCCAACTCCTGCTCCTAGAACTGTTGAAAATCAACAGCTTCGACAAACCATTTTTTCTATCTATATGGATTCTAAAAAACGATTAGGTGCTGCGAAAATAAAAGTTGTTCTTGAGCGTGATTTTGGAATTTTCATTAGTGTTGGGCGAGTGTACCGATTAATGAAATCAATGGATTTGCCAAAAATGTCTACAGCTAAGCCGAAATTTTTATATGCGAAACCAAAGGTTTCTTTAGCTTACTCAAATCACTTAAACCAACAATTCAATCCGACTGAACCGAATCGAGTTTGGACGAGCGATATTTCTTACATTCCTGTTAATAAAGGGTTTGTTTATCTCTGTGTCATTTTAGATTTATTTTCCAGGAAAATTATAGGATGGCGCGTTCGTCCAACTATGGAAGCTTCTTTAGTCCTTGAGACACTTGAAACAGCTGTGAATCAAAGAAATCCCAAAGAGCCTGTTCTATTCCATACAGATCGTGGAAGCCAATACTGTGCGACTAGTGTTCGTCAATTTTTAGACACACATAACCTCGTTCCATCTTATTCCAAAGCAGCTTACCCATGGGATAATGCCGTAAACGAGTCTTTTTTTAAATATATGAAAAAAGAAGAACTGAACCGCAGAACATTTAGAACAATCCAAGAAGTTGAACAATCTTCATTTGAATATATAGAGGGTTTTTACAATTCAAAACGCCCCCATTCAGCAAACAATATGATGACCCCGAATGAAAAAGAAAAAATCTATTTTGGGTCTATCTAA
- a CDS encoding DUF1413 domain-containing protein, with translation MINYENLLLEVEKVEPGLIFKVSDLFVPLIWKQVDLTTRRQMAIRFKNEVEEKGICNIETAGKNTSSAQLYKKKK, from the coding sequence GTGATTAATTATGAAAATTTACTTTTGGAAGTTGAGAAAGTAGAACCTGGATTAATCTTTAAAGTTTCAGATTTATTTGTTCCACTTATTTGGAAACAAGTAGATTTAACAACAAGAAGACAAATGGCCATTAGATTTAAAAATGAAGTTGAAGAAAAAGGAATTTGTAATATTGAGACTGCGGGTAAAAATACGTCAAGTGCACAATTGTATAAAAAAAAGAAATAG
- a CDS encoding isopeptide-forming domain-containing fimbrial protein — protein MKLRRFISKVTIVTIIGSSFLGFFNSVSAEHITVDKDNPVIEATNNLIIERNPQKKGYTIESSAITEGRATIYKKAANAAKKRPERLDGLETGVHPQYLDGYGSQAIKFNDFKATDTVKVTYNYVGKYKGKDIKAVMTLSNMKKVKGVAVFYEEAAIDFSENLFSGYFFLNMNQLDTKYEFFEAESGNKITLGGDSYFTINSLNTGEYVAYKTTDKNLNSYTTHNTLVNYSANPNYPAETEKVWLGIALGGGNAENDFEDVLGADSFKRATVSFQVAGDSQVLKVGSKNGLAWNSLNSATLFSVQPEKPTKKVVDLSGKDINKVQVKHGQEISYLITQKVNILGQDLLEKYKKFIITDPLPKEVTFLSAELINDKGAVIPNAGTIALDKDTNTLTFTGNDHLLKEVMVYEGESYSLKVNVRVD, from the coding sequence ATGAAATTAAGACGGTTTATTTCTAAAGTTACTATAGTAACCATTATCGGTAGTTCTTTTCTGGGGTTCTTTAATTCAGTAAGTGCAGAACATATTACAGTAGATAAAGATAATCCAGTAATTGAAGCCACAAACAACCTAATTATTGAACGTAATCCTCAAAAAAAGGGGTATACGATTGAAAGTTCAGCTATTACTGAAGGAAGAGCTACAATCTATAAAAAAGCGGCTAATGCAGCCAAAAAACGACCTGAACGGTTAGATGGATTAGAAACAGGAGTACACCCGCAATACCTTGATGGATACGGATCACAAGCGATTAAATTTAATGATTTTAAAGCAACAGATACGGTTAAAGTAACGTATAACTATGTAGGGAAATACAAAGGTAAAGACATTAAAGCGGTAATGACATTAAGTAATATGAAAAAAGTTAAAGGAGTGGCCGTTTTTTATGAAGAAGCAGCTATTGATTTTTCAGAAAATTTATTTTCAGGATATTTCTTTTTAAACATGAATCAATTAGATACGAAATATGAATTTTTTGAAGCTGAAAGTGGGAATAAAATCACATTAGGTGGCGATTCCTATTTTACGATTAATTCTTTAAATACAGGTGAATATGTGGCATACAAAACAACTGATAAAAATTTAAACAGCTATACAACCCATAATACACTTGTTAACTACTCCGCTAATCCAAACTATCCAGCTGAAACAGAAAAAGTATGGCTAGGTATTGCTTTAGGTGGTGGGAACGCTGAAAACGACTTTGAGGACGTACTTGGTGCAGATTCATTCAAAAGAGCAACTGTCAGTTTCCAGGTAGCTGGAGATAGTCAAGTTTTAAAAGTTGGATCTAAAAATGGCTTGGCTTGGAATTCATTAAACTCAGCCACGTTGTTCAGCGTTCAACCAGAAAAACCGACTAAAAAAGTAGTTGATTTATCCGGAAAAGACATTAACAAAGTTCAAGTAAAACACGGGCAAGAAATTTCCTATCTCATTACTCAAAAAGTAAATATTCTTGGCCAAGATTTACTGGAGAAATATAAGAAATTTATCATTACAGATCCTTTACCGAAAGAAGTAACTTTTCTTTCGGCGGAACTTATAAATGACAAAGGCGCAGTTATTCCTAATGCGGGAACTATTGCACTAGACAAAGACACAAATACATTAACTTTTACAGGAAATGATCACTTGTTAAAAGAAGTAATGGTGTATGAAGGCGAAAGTTACTCCTTAAAAGTGAATGTACGTGTGGATTAA